A window of Lepidochelys kempii isolate rLepKem1 chromosome 1, rLepKem1.hap2, whole genome shotgun sequence contains these coding sequences:
- the LOC140916458 gene encoding uncharacterized protein isoform X2, giving the protein MGSSLSALQVQHRNELQYLLRKAQHDCPARELTLLLQEVRAKCPWYPEAGSLKLADWERLGQTLHKEPRAPVQALHAWHLCRDVVQRVASDRPSLARLVLSPPPSAPAVIPPPGDATQRVALERPSSAPTEELPILPPPSAPAAIPPPASPPVPLLPPPPWPSPPEPVCDYPPPMGPPGESSASAQKLSLVQQMVHAAKARSDLTAEELADLVSVCPVTWQNDDQGNPVGTWTTLPYSVVREVPAAEDRTRGGGGFGSTLSHSLSHSASSPLVALTMSVRPSKPC; this is encoded by the exons atgggaagctccctctctgctttgcaagtgcaacaccgtaatgagctgcagtatttgctgcgtaaggctcagcatgactgcccggctcgagaactcactctcctgctacaggaggtgcgtgccaagtgcccgtggtatcctgaagctggaagccttaagttagcggactgggagcgattgggccagacattgcacaaagagcctcgggcacccgtgcaggctttacatgcctggcacctctgccgcgacgtggtacagcgtgtcgcctcagacagaccctccctcgcgaggctggtgctctcgccgcccccgtccgcccctgcagtcatcccccctcctggtgatgcgacacagcgtgtcgccttggaaaggccctcttcagcaccaacagaggagctgccgatcctgccacccccgtccgctcctgcagccatccctccccctgcttcgcccccagtgcctctattaccaccgcctccctggccttccccaccggagccggtgtgtgattaccctccccccatggggccccccggagagtcatctgcatctgctcagaagctttcgctggtgcaacaaatggttcacgcagcgaaagctcgatcagatcttacagcagaggagctggctgatctggtctccgtttgcccggtgacctggcagaatgatgaccagggcaaccccgtgggcacctggaccactctgccatactcggtggttagagag gtgccagctgccgaggatcgaactcggggtggaggaggctttggatcgacgttgtctcactcgctgtctcacagcgcgtcttctccacttgttgctctgacaatgtcagtccgcccctcaaaaccttgctag
- the PRRG1 gene encoding transmembrane gamma-carboxyglutamic acid protein 1 isoform X2, translated as MFLTENKANSVLKRYPRANGFLEEIKQGNIERECNEEICTYEEAREAFENDEKTKEFWKGYPNGLQGESNTGHNWYSFYLAFPLIIGLFVILLVIFLTWRCLFKKKIRRQSVYMHRGAREAIGDNAVADGRSPLPQPLSIVHSPQEEMYEGSGLSPGYLGSPDGRSDSISTRLSNGDPPPSYEEATAETSIRNEMEPHLDPPPQYEDIVNSSSANAFAIPPVVTSIK; from the exons A TGTTCCTTACAGAAAACAAAGCCAACTCTGTGTTGAAAAGATACCCAAGAGCCAATGGATTTTTGGAAGAGATAAAGCAAGGGAACATAGAGCGTGAGTGCAACGAAGAAATCTGTACCTATGAGGAAGCAAGAGAAGCTTTTGAAAACGATGAGAAGACA AAGGAGTTCTGGAAAGGCTACCCAAATGGACTCCAGGGAGAAAGTAACACAGGACATAATTGGTATTCATTTTACCTCGCATTTCCATTAATCATTGGCCTTTTTGTTATCCTCCTTGTCATATTTCTCACATGGAGAtgcctgtttaaaaagaaaatccgtAGACAGTCTGTATACATGCATAGGGGAGCCCGCGAAGCCATTGGTGATAATGCTGTGGCTGATGGTAGAAGTCCTCTTCCCCAGCCGCTCAGCATTGTTCATTCCCCACAGGAAGAAATGTATGAAGGCAGTGGGCTGTCTCCAGGATATTTGGGCTCTCCAGATGGACGTTCAGACTCAATATCAACAAGGCTGTCAAACGGTGACCCTCCTCCTTCATATGAGGAAGCCACTGCCGAAACCAGCATAAGAAATGAAATGGAGCCTCACTTAGATCCACCCCCACAGTATGAAGACATTGTAAACTCCAGCTCAGCAAATGCTTTTGCAATACCTCCTGTTGTCACCAGTATTAAGTAA
- the PRRG1 gene encoding transmembrane gamma-carboxyglutamic acid protein 1 isoform X1: MGSVFLTENKANSVLKRYPRANGFLEEIKQGNIERECNEEICTYEEAREAFENDEKTKEFWKGYPNGLQGESNTGHNWYSFYLAFPLIIGLFVILLVIFLTWRCLFKKKIRRQSVYMHRGAREAIGDNAVADGRSPLPQPLSIVHSPQEEMYEGSGLSPGYLGSPDGRSDSISTRLSNGDPPPSYEEATAETSIRNEMEPHLDPPPQYEDIVNSSSANAFAIPPVVTSIK; this comes from the exons TGTTCCTTACAGAAAACAAAGCCAACTCTGTGTTGAAAAGATACCCAAGAGCCAATGGATTTTTGGAAGAGATAAAGCAAGGGAACATAGAGCGTGAGTGCAACGAAGAAATCTGTACCTATGAGGAAGCAAGAGAAGCTTTTGAAAACGATGAGAAGACA AAGGAGTTCTGGAAAGGCTACCCAAATGGACTCCAGGGAGAAAGTAACACAGGACATAATTGGTATTCATTTTACCTCGCATTTCCATTAATCATTGGCCTTTTTGTTATCCTCCTTGTCATATTTCTCACATGGAGAtgcctgtttaaaaagaaaatccgtAGACAGTCTGTATACATGCATAGGGGAGCCCGCGAAGCCATTGGTGATAATGCTGTGGCTGATGGTAGAAGTCCTCTTCCCCAGCCGCTCAGCATTGTTCATTCCCCACAGGAAGAAATGTATGAAGGCAGTGGGCTGTCTCCAGGATATTTGGGCTCTCCAGATGGACGTTCAGACTCAATATCAACAAGGCTGTCAAACGGTGACCCTCCTCCTTCATATGAGGAAGCCACTGCCGAAACCAGCATAAGAAATGAAATGGAGCCTCACTTAGATCCACCCCCACAGTATGAAGACATTGTAAACTCCAGCTCAGCAAATGCTTTTGCAATACCTCCTGTTGTCACCAGTATTAAGTAA
- the LOC140916458 gene encoding uncharacterized protein isoform X1, with protein sequence MGSSLSALQVQHRNELQYLLRKAQHDCPARELTLLLQEVRAKCPWYPEAGSLKLADWERLGQTLHKEPRAPVQALHAWHLCRDVVQRVASDRPSLARLVLSPPPSAPAVIPPPGDATQRVALERPSSAPTEELPILPPPSAPAAIPPPASPPVPLLPPPPWPSPPEPVCDYPPPMGPPGESSASAQKLSLVQQMVHAAKARSDLTAEELADLVSVCPVTWQNDDQGNPVGTWTTLPYSVVREDRCGFQPGACDQHLNNMAWHQGLSNPIPEFQLTLEETALPPESTTAGRKRRRRNVPSQPVTGGAVKALVATAQRKLAADQQPETPKTLFVAILAQITANSVMIVCLLCLLFSVGVGSEAPPPLQARRRIRYCSLLMLIFSPSILAWLIGARPTILCLARLYSFTHRTRPGLTMSPVRV encoded by the exons atgggaagctccctctctgctttgcaagtgcaacaccgtaatgagctgcagtatttgctgcgtaaggctcagcatgactgcccggctcgagaactcactctcctgctacaggaggtgcgtgccaagtgcccgtggtatcctgaagctggaagccttaagttagcggactgggagcgattgggccagacattgcacaaagagcctcgggcacccgtgcaggctttacatgcctggcacctctgccgcgacgtggtacagcgtgtcgcctcagacagaccctccctcgcgaggctggtgctctcgccgcccccgtccgcccctgcagtcatcccccctcctggtgatgcgacacagcgtgtcgccttggaaaggccctcttcagcaccaacagaggagctgccgatcctgccacccccgtccgctcctgcagccatccctccccctgcttcgcccccagtgcctctattaccaccgcctccctggccttccccaccggagccggtgtgtgattaccctccccccatggggccccccggagagtcatctgcatctgctcagaagctttcgctggtgcaacaaatggttcacgcagcgaaagctcgatcagatcttacagcagaggagctggctgatctggtctccgtttgcccggtgacctggcagaatgatgaccagggcaaccccgtgggcacctggaccactctgccatactcggtggttagagag gaccgttgtgggttccagcccggtgcgtgcgaccagcacttaaacaacatggcatggcaccaggggctgtcgaatcccataccagagtttcagctgaccttggaggagaccgcgttgccccccgagtcgacaacggcgggacggaaacggaggaggcgtaacgtcccaagccagcccgtgacagggggagcagtaaaagcattggtcgccacggctcaacgaaaactggcagcagatcagcagccagaaactcctaagactttgtttgtggcgattctcgcccaaatcactgctaattctgtgatgattgtgtgccttttgtgcctgctattttctgtaggggttggctcggaagcgcctcccccgttacaagcccgaaggagaataagatactgctctttgcttatgctaatcttttctcccagtattttagcatggctaattggggcccggccaactatactctgcctcgcacggctatattccttcacacaccgtacccggccggggctcacaatgtcacctgtgcgcgtgtag